The following DNA comes from Weissella koreensis KACC 15510.
CGCTGCCATGTCAATGCTCTTAAGCACTTTAAAGAATGGTAAAAAATTTGCATATGCCTCAAAAGGACCCGTTGTTGACATCAATAATACAGAAATGCTGATGGCTTTAGTTGATGAAGCTAAAAAGGCTTTGGCTGATGACAATGTCTATCTACTTCGTTTTGATCCAGAAGTCGACTTTTCAGAAGAATTGAATGACACCCTCAAAGCCAATGGCTTTGTAACTCGTAACCGCAACGTGGATGCTTTAGGAATGCACGGGACCATCCAACCTCGTCGTAATATGGTGATTGATCTAACCGAATGGCCCGACGCTAAAGAGACATTTGATCTTTATTCTTCAAAGATGAAGAGTAAGCTTCGCCGTCCAATTCGTGATGGGGTAACTGTTCGCTGGGGAAATACCACCGAAGAACTTGATTCATTCTTCACATCATATTCTGAAATGGCAGAACGTCATGGTATCTCTTATCGCCCAAAGGATTATTTTGAACGCTTATTGGCTTCCTTTGGTGATAGTGATATCATGCGGATCTATTTAGCTGAACGCGAAGGTGAACTATTAGCAACCGGAATTGGTTTCAATTATGGAAATAAAATCTGGTACATGTATGCTGGTTCTGTTGATGGTAATACTTACTTTGCACCTTATGCCGTACAAACAGAAATGATTCAATGGGCTCTAGACAAACACTTAGCTGGTTATGATATGGGTGGTATTGAAGTAGCCGATAATTCCGATGGTTTATATGCCTTCAAACGTAACTTCGTTAAAGCTGATCCACGCGAGTACATTGGCGAGATTGACGTCGTCTTAGATGAAGACACATATCATGAAATGGGCTATTAATTATAAATAGATGAATTAAAAAAAGAGACTAGGGTAACATCCTAGCCTCTTTTTTTAATTCATC
Coding sequences within:
- the femX gene encoding UDP-N-acetylmuramoylpentapeptide-lysine N(6)-alanyltransferase, translating into MPVLDLNDSTAVEKYQNFVQNSEFGRITQDVRWSHVKNNWEPRYVYLKNEAGEITAAMSMLLSTLKNGKKFAYASKGPVVDINNTEMLMALVDEAKKALADDNVYLLRFDPEVDFSEELNDTLKANGFVTRNRNVDALGMHGTIQPRRNMVIDLTEWPDAKETFDLYSSKMKSKLRRPIRDGVTVRWGNTTEELDSFFTSYSEMAERHGISYRPKDYFERLLASFGDSDIMRIYLAEREGELLATGIGFNYGNKIWYMYAGSVDGNTYFAPYAVQTEMIQWALDKHLAGYDMGGIEVADNSDGLYAFKRNFVKADPREYIGEIDVVLDEDTYHEMGY